A window of the Gossypium hirsutum isolate 1008001.06 chromosome A05, Gossypium_hirsutum_v2.1, whole genome shotgun sequence genome harbors these coding sequences:
- the LOC107961305 gene encoding uncharacterized protein, with translation MIAITLPGGHLASKIQLLRIYKMRIPPSDSFVIQVRGSSTQTLHQHPTLEPQPTSLSSKLNFSAMKLFNRFRKILVRLLLSLPSAGSSGTSSVAPKQKNSDRFEPPKTSCSSSYYSSHSHYTEAISDCIEFFNKSSQEGSLDGPKSDVSV, from the coding sequence ATGATAGCAATTACACTTCCCGGAGGGCATCTAGCTAGCAAAATTCAATTACTTCGTATTTACAAGATGCGCATTCCGCCAAGTGACAGCTTCGTTATTCAAGTAAGAGGGAGCAGCACCCAAACCCTACACCAACACCCAACCCTTGAGCCTCAACCCACTTCTCTCTCTTCCAAGCTAAACTTCTCTGCAATGAAGCTCTTTAATCGGTTCCGCAAGATCCTTGTGCGGCTCTTGCTTTCTCTTCCTTCCGCTGGATCTTCTGGCACGTCGAGTGTGGCTCCCAAGCAAAAGAACAGCGATAGGTTCGAGCCACCGAAGACTTCGTGCAGCTCATCGTATTACTCGTCCCACTCGCATTACACCGAGGCCATTTCTGATTGTATTGAGTTCTTCAACAAGTCATCGCAAGAGGGGAGTTTGGATGGTCCAAAATCTGATGTTTCGGtttga